Proteins encoded by one window of Kribbella italica:
- a CDS encoding DUF2961 domain-containing protein codes for MTRSLRRTAAVLLGSLLVLPMASTGTTYAAPSASSAPSASSGNGPVGWDAYRRLDRLPELQNGVRTKQFSSFGRDGTNNDGFDGKYSCLRTDASGCVIAEDAGPGEIASIWFTRDEGDVTKTGTITIELDGKLVVDTSLQDLVDGKLGAPFVYPLVANKFETSGGVYIRVPMPYKQSMKVTTQSNPYFHHVSYREFPDANGVNTFDPADKAEDVVKLLQASGTKDPKPKNPAAKTTSKTLNLAPGKQTTLSDSYGPGELSALRLKLPQVVGLDLQAFADDGRAFTGSSQFTVKLDPANTGVKLTRRMDLRIGNQRANVLVDGVKVGEWAPLPAQGAQWNDQVVDLPASATAGKSQITVKNEFVSSDLDFNEFTYWADSIVGGTAKRTDTVDVGPNHVADEQAHGYVIDKQVWSGTHSMPYAVTPEDAARVKSSDALLAGVRVQVVVDGKKRVDAPIGEFFGSGLGENPVKSLFFAMDPDGWYSSWWPMPHLARATVSLVNTTPYKLQGTAEVTGARDASAAVDLLTGKSGYFTAISHRAEPVFGQDWMIAEATGRGKFVGVSHTMEGLQPDGNTRGYLEGDERVYVDGERTPAIHGTGTEDYYESGWYFNQGTYSTPFHGNSGHEVKAGECEVECDSAFRLHVTDAIGFQNQLAFGIEHGQQNDHASIYGSTAFLYTSPAFGARETDRIDTGSATSRAQHKYADSGARTADLTSVYEGDHDDTVLTDQVRSATTPVRFEVKIDPINRGVTLRRTSDQNVARQSAKVFVNGKDAGTWLQALGNDRQRWLDDNYQLPASLTFGRTKLSIELRPTAGAPAWTASAYAVQSLVIPYADRKAPTAVTNLVATGRTDNAIALTWSEASDDSGIAQYKVYGAKAGAAEKLVGTSSVPGFVHKALGLKETWKYRVSAVDLAGHESTKSAVAQGTSGSTIRIEAESLLPAVSATVPVDPQGSCCGVSWSGGSQVWIHGTKAGDKMVLEFSVPSAGTYKLSSVLTKAADYGIVDLAVDGGTPVSFDGYQATGVATQKVDLGTATLAAGKHQLSVTLTGKNAAATNFLAGVDLLDLELG; via the coding sequence ATGACCAGGTCACTGCGCCGGACGGCCGCAGTTCTGCTGGGATCACTCCTCGTTCTCCCGATGGCTTCCACCGGTACGACGTACGCCGCACCGAGCGCGTCGAGCGCGCCCAGCGCGTCGAGCGGCAACGGCCCGGTCGGCTGGGACGCCTACCGCCGGCTCGACCGCCTGCCCGAGCTGCAGAACGGCGTCCGGACCAAGCAGTTCTCCAGCTTCGGCCGCGACGGCACCAACAACGACGGGTTCGACGGCAAGTACTCCTGCCTGCGCACCGACGCCTCCGGCTGTGTGATCGCCGAGGACGCCGGGCCGGGTGAGATCGCCTCGATCTGGTTCACCCGTGACGAGGGTGATGTCACCAAGACGGGCACGATCACCATCGAGCTCGACGGCAAGTTGGTGGTGGACACGAGCCTGCAGGACCTGGTGGACGGCAAGCTCGGCGCGCCGTTCGTCTATCCGCTGGTCGCCAACAAGTTCGAGACCAGCGGCGGCGTCTACATCCGCGTCCCGATGCCGTACAAGCAGTCGATGAAGGTCACCACCCAGAGCAACCCGTACTTCCACCACGTCAGCTACCGCGAGTTCCCCGACGCGAACGGCGTGAACACGTTCGACCCGGCCGACAAGGCCGAGGACGTCGTGAAGTTGCTGCAGGCATCGGGCACCAAGGATCCGAAGCCGAAGAACCCGGCGGCGAAGACCACGAGCAAGACTCTGAACCTTGCCCCAGGCAAACAAACCACTCTCTCCGACTCCTACGGTCCGGGTGAGCTCAGCGCGCTGCGGCTCAAGCTGCCGCAGGTCGTCGGTCTCGACCTCCAGGCGTTCGCCGACGACGGCCGGGCCTTCACCGGGTCGAGCCAGTTCACGGTCAAGCTCGACCCGGCCAACACCGGCGTGAAGCTGACCCGGCGGATGGACCTGCGGATCGGCAACCAGCGCGCCAACGTGCTGGTCGACGGCGTGAAGGTCGGCGAGTGGGCACCGCTGCCCGCGCAGGGCGCGCAGTGGAACGACCAGGTCGTCGACCTGCCGGCCAGCGCGACCGCGGGCAAGTCGCAGATCACGGTGAAGAACGAGTTCGTCTCCTCCGACCTGGACTTCAACGAGTTCACGTACTGGGCCGACTCGATCGTCGGCGGTACGGCGAAGCGCACCGACACCGTCGACGTCGGCCCGAACCACGTCGCCGACGAGCAGGCGCACGGCTACGTGATCGACAAGCAGGTCTGGTCGGGAACGCACTCGATGCCGTACGCCGTCACGCCCGAGGACGCGGCGCGGGTGAAGTCCTCCGACGCCCTGCTGGCCGGCGTCCGGGTCCAGGTGGTTGTCGACGGCAAGAAGCGGGTGGACGCGCCGATCGGCGAGTTCTTCGGCTCCGGCCTCGGCGAGAACCCGGTGAAGAGCCTGTTCTTCGCGATGGACCCGGACGGCTGGTACTCGTCCTGGTGGCCGATGCCGCACCTGGCCCGGGCGACCGTCTCGCTGGTCAACACCACGCCGTACAAGCTGCAGGGCACGGCCGAGGTGACGGGTGCGCGGGACGCGAGCGCGGCGGTCGACCTGCTGACCGGCAAGAGCGGGTACTTCACCGCGATCTCGCACCGCGCCGAGCCGGTGTTCGGCCAGGACTGGATGATCGCCGAGGCGACCGGTCGCGGCAAGTTCGTCGGCGTCTCGCACACCATGGAAGGGCTGCAGCCGGACGGCAACACCCGCGGCTACCTCGAGGGCGACGAGCGTGTGTACGTCGACGGCGAGCGCACCCCGGCGATCCACGGCACCGGGACCGAGGACTACTACGAGTCCGGCTGGTACTTCAACCAGGGCACGTACTCGACCCCGTTCCACGGCAACTCCGGCCACGAGGTCAAGGCCGGCGAGTGCGAGGTCGAGTGCGACAGCGCGTTCCGGCTGCACGTCACCGACGCGATCGGGTTCCAGAACCAGCTCGCCTTCGGCATCGAGCACGGGCAGCAGAACGATCACGCGTCGATCTACGGCTCGACGGCGTTCCTCTACACCAGCCCCGCCTTCGGGGCGCGGGAGACGGACCGGATCGACACCGGTTCGGCGACCAGCCGGGCGCAGCACAAGTACGCCGACTCCGGTGCGCGGACCGCGGACCTCACGTCGGTCTACGAGGGCGACCACGACGACACCGTGCTGACCGATCAGGTGCGGTCGGCAACGACTCCGGTCAGGTTCGAGGTGAAGATCGACCCGATCAACCGGGGCGTGACCCTGCGTCGGACTAGTGACCAGAACGTTGCCCGGCAGTCCGCGAAGGTGTTTGTCAACGGCAAGGACGCGGGCACCTGGTTGCAGGCCCTCGGCAACGATCGGCAGCGCTGGCTGGACGACAACTACCAGCTCCCGGCGTCGCTCACCTTCGGACGGACCAAGCTCAGCATCGAGCTCCGGCCGACCGCGGGAGCACCCGCCTGGACAGCCTCCGCGTACGCCGTACAGTCGCTCGTCATCCCGTACGCCGACCGCAAGGCGCCGACGGCGGTGACCAACCTGGTCGCGACCGGACGGACCGACAACGCGATCGCGCTGACCTGGTCCGAGGCGTCGGACGACAGCGGGATCGCCCAGTACAAGGTGTACGGCGCGAAGGCCGGCGCGGCCGAGAAGCTGGTCGGGACGAGCAGCGTGCCGGGGTTCGTGCACAAGGCGCTCGGGCTGAAGGAGACCTGGAAGTACCGGGTCTCGGCCGTCGACCTGGCCGGGCACGAGAGCACGAAGTCCGCGGTCGCGCAGGGGACGTCGGGCAGCACGATCCGGATCGAGGCGGAGTCGCTGCTGCCGGCCGTGTCGGCGACGGTGCCGGTGGATCCGCAGGGCAGTTGCTGCGGCGTGAGCTGGTCCGGTGGGAGCCAGGTGTGGATCCACGGGACGAAGGCCGGTGACAAGATGGTGCTGGAGTTCTCGGTGCCGTCGGCCGGGACGTACAAGCTGTCGTCGGTGCTGACCAAGGCGGCCGACTACGGGATCGTGGACCTGGCGGTCGACGGCGGTACGCCGGTGTCGTTCGACGGCTACCAGGCGACCGGTGTCGCCACCCAGAAGGTCGACCTGGGCACCGCGACGCTTGCCGCGGGCAAGCACCAGTTGAGCGTCACGTTGACCGGGAAGAACGCCGCGGCGACCAACTTCCTGGCCGGCGTGGACCTGCTGGATCTGGAGCTCGGTTGA
- a CDS encoding DUF6817 domain-containing protein, with the protein MSTFQDLGSLLLVRGADELDHAGGTLYVHLHRVAKRLTALGSSDTLVIAGLAHAAYGTDGFPTHLFDWQQERPVLEAVIGPEAEQLVYRYGACERETTWRDLAEHHTVTDRFTGTSEELSTAELRDFVDLTIVNELDVLDHAPQLAGKLRPYLQELVPRWQSLASPAVLADATRALELSPAAGEELSPA; encoded by the coding sequence ATGAGCACTTTCCAAGACCTGGGATCGCTGCTACTGGTCCGCGGCGCTGACGAGCTGGATCACGCCGGCGGCACGCTCTACGTCCACCTGCACCGGGTCGCGAAGCGGCTCACCGCCCTCGGCTCCTCCGACACCCTGGTGATCGCCGGGCTCGCCCACGCGGCGTACGGGACCGACGGATTCCCCACTCACCTCTTCGACTGGCAGCAGGAGCGGCCCGTCCTGGAAGCGGTGATCGGGCCGGAGGCCGAGCAGCTCGTCTACCGGTACGGCGCGTGCGAGCGCGAGACCACTTGGCGCGACCTGGCCGAGCACCACACCGTCACCGACCGGTTCACCGGTACGTCGGAGGAGCTCAGCACGGCCGAGCTGCGCGACTTCGTCGACCTGACGATCGTCAACGAGCTGGACGTTCTCGACCACGCGCCGCAGCTGGCCGGGAAGCTCCGCCCGTACCTCCAGGAGCTCGTCCCCCGCTGGCAGTCCCTCGCCTCCCCCGCGGTCCTCGCCGACGCGACGCGGGCGCTGGAGCTGTCGCCTGCGGCGGGCGAGGAGCTTTCGCCCGCCTGA
- a CDS encoding DUF6319 family protein: MTVDTFAAEAQTDAVDTPAEAIDSPADVTAPDAAATSSDATASSSADDASPADGSASTPAEATSAPVAEKPKKAPAKKAPAKKTKTLELTLTVTGTADGEWKAELKQGNSYIAKNLLVAAAAVSRAAKELHEDLSGPIDEVIDAAREQQAAKVAALEAELEAAKRALAELDD, from the coding sequence ATGACCGTAGACACTTTTGCAGCAGAAGCCCAGACCGACGCCGTCGACACTCCCGCCGAGGCGATCGACTCTCCGGCCGACGTGACGGCTCCCGACGCCGCCGCCACCTCCTCCGACGCGACGGCGTCCTCGTCCGCTGACGATGCATCGCCCGCCGACGGCTCGGCGAGCACCCCCGCGGAGGCCACGTCGGCCCCGGTCGCCGAGAAGCCGAAGAAGGCTCCCGCCAAGAAGGCGCCGGCGAAGAAGACCAAGACCCTCGAGCTCACCCTGACCGTCACCGGCACCGCCGACGGCGAGTGGAAGGCCGAGCTCAAGCAGGGCAACAGCTACATCGCCAAGAACCTGCTCGTCGCCGCCGCGGCCGTCTCCCGCGCCGCCAAGGAGCTGCACGAGGACCTGTCCGGCCCGATCGACGAGGTCATCGACGCCGCCCGCGAGCAGCAGGCCGCCAAGGTCGCCGCCCTGGAGGCCGAGCTCGAGGCCGCCAAGCGCGCCCTTGCCGAGCTGGACGACTGA
- a CDS encoding DUF2306 domain-containing protein, whose amino-acid sequence MTSTLNAPPTSPPRPAQAWWRRPWIVPLMFAVAAFLSFSVPPYLTFDPANSRLEPPPGNDLYYPFLVAHVLLGTVCMTTACFQVWPAFRTKHRRGHRITGRIYVFTVIPAALLGLYIGWYTSAGPSVRVANLVGPTLWLLFTVAAFRMARQRRYDEHRRWMSRSFALAMSIAFSRVINIPAMIILTPRVDESFGGNEQLMENTAVSIGVWLSPLLLLVFTDWLLERRKPRPNARRAAGTPTAGAAR is encoded by the coding sequence ATGACCTCGACCCTGAACGCACCACCCACGTCTCCGCCGCGCCCCGCGCAGGCCTGGTGGCGCCGCCCCTGGATCGTGCCGCTGATGTTCGCGGTCGCGGCGTTCCTGTCCTTCTCGGTGCCGCCGTACCTGACCTTCGACCCGGCCAACTCGCGCCTCGAGCCCCCGCCGGGCAACGACCTCTACTACCCGTTCCTGGTCGCGCACGTCCTGCTCGGGACCGTCTGCATGACGACCGCGTGTTTCCAGGTCTGGCCGGCGTTCCGCACCAAGCACCGGCGCGGGCACCGGATCACCGGGCGGATCTACGTGTTCACCGTGATCCCGGCCGCGCTGCTCGGCCTCTACATCGGCTGGTACACCTCGGCCGGGCCGTCCGTCCGGGTCGCCAACCTCGTCGGGCCGACGCTGTGGCTGCTCTTCACCGTCGCCGCTTTCCGGATGGCGCGGCAGCGGCGGTACGACGAGCACCGCCGGTGGATGTCGCGCAGCTTCGCGCTGGCGATGTCGATCGCGTTCAGCCGGGTGATCAACATCCCGGCGATGATCATCCTCACCCCGCGGGTGGACGAGTCCTTCGGCGGTAACGAGCAACTGATGGAGAACACCGCGGTCAGCATCGGTGTCTGGCTCAGTCCGCTGCTCCTGCTGGTGTTCACGGACTGGCTGCTCGAACGCCGCAAGCCCAGGCCCAACGCCCGCCGTGCCGCCGGTACGCCGACCGCGGGAGCCGCCCGATGA
- a CDS encoding VOC family protein: MQLSTFLWFDDQAEEAAEQYTTLFPASKILDRQRGADGQVTAITFELAGQRVVAYNGNSHLTFTKALSLHVVCDTQDDIDTAWAGLTDGGEPGPGGSLTDRFGVSWQIVPRTLAGLLTDADPAVAERILATLHTMTKIDVQALITAGAQASVAQASVAQASVVRAVAPTGGPLTIGE; the protein is encoded by the coding sequence ATGCAGCTGAGCACGTTCCTGTGGTTCGACGACCAGGCCGAGGAGGCCGCTGAGCAGTACACGACGCTGTTCCCCGCGTCGAAGATCCTGGACCGGCAGCGCGGCGCGGACGGCCAGGTCACCGCGATCACCTTCGAGCTCGCCGGTCAGCGCGTCGTTGCGTACAACGGGAACTCGCACCTGACCTTCACCAAAGCACTGTCCCTGCACGTCGTCTGCGACACCCAGGACGACATCGACACCGCCTGGGCCGGCCTCACGGACGGAGGCGAGCCGGGTCCGGGCGGTTCGCTCACCGACCGGTTCGGCGTGAGCTGGCAGATCGTCCCGAGAACCCTCGCCGGCTTGCTGACCGACGCCGACCCCGCGGTGGCCGAACGAATCCTGGCGACCCTGCACACCATGACCAAGATCGACGTGCAAGCCCTGATCACGGCCGGCGCCCAAGCCTCGGTTGCTCAAGCATCCGTCGCCCAAGCCTCGGTTGTTCGAGCCGTGGCCCCCACCGGTGGCCCGCTCACCATTGGTGAGTGA
- a CDS encoding TetR/AcrR family transcriptional regulator has protein sequence MATRDGKDPDFQRSVTLLWSGRPEGQRGPRRRLSVEGIAQAAVRIADADGLEALSMQRIATELGYSTMALYNHIPNKDLLLEVAADIGAGPPPDLDDAEDYRQAVRAWVDALWSGFRQRPWMLRVPLDHAPMGPHQLAWLERLLRPLLAAGLAGREARVAALHLTAVVRGTAQISLTMASSLKSADGIPRTDADVEQLVAEFIDPALFPALTAVQAVERAGEGAEPADGLPFELSFGVDRFLDGVESWVAAHRRTGKTESV, from the coding sequence ATGGCGACACGCGACGGCAAGGACCCGGACTTCCAGCGCAGCGTGACGCTGCTGTGGTCGGGGCGCCCGGAAGGGCAGCGCGGTCCCCGGCGCCGGCTGAGCGTGGAGGGCATCGCCCAGGCGGCGGTGCGGATCGCGGACGCCGACGGGCTCGAGGCGCTGTCGATGCAGCGGATCGCCACCGAGCTCGGGTACTCGACGATGGCGCTCTACAACCACATCCCGAACAAGGACCTTCTGCTGGAGGTCGCCGCCGACATCGGCGCGGGCCCTCCACCCGACCTCGACGACGCCGAGGACTACCGGCAGGCGGTCCGTGCCTGGGTCGACGCGCTGTGGAGCGGCTTCCGGCAGCGCCCGTGGATGCTGCGAGTCCCGCTCGACCACGCACCCATGGGCCCACACCAGCTCGCCTGGCTCGAGCGCCTGCTGCGCCCGCTGCTGGCCGCCGGCCTGGCCGGGCGCGAGGCGAGGGTGGCCGCGCTGCACCTGACCGCGGTCGTCCGGGGTACGGCGCAGATCAGCCTGACCATGGCGAGCTCGCTCAAGTCCGCCGACGGGATCCCGCGGACCGACGCCGATGTGGAGCAGCTCGTCGCCGAGTTCATCGACCCGGCGCTGTTCCCGGCGCTGACCGCGGTCCAGGCCGTCGAGCGCGCGGGCGAGGGCGCCGAACCGGCCGACGGGTTGCCGTTCGAGCTCAGCTTCGGGGTGGACCGGTTCCTCGACGGCGTCGAGAGCTGGGTCGCGGCGCATCGGCGTACGGGCAAGACTGAGAGCGTGTGA
- a CDS encoding ferredoxin — translation MKVFVDQDRCVASGQCVFAADGVFDQRDEDGIAVVLDDSPPDDRRAEVQDAAAGCPAVAITVEG, via the coding sequence ATGAAGGTGTTCGTGGATCAGGACCGGTGCGTCGCGTCCGGGCAGTGCGTGTTCGCCGCGGACGGCGTGTTCGACCAGCGCGACGAGGACGGGATCGCGGTCGTGCTGGACGACAGCCCGCCCGACGATCGCCGCGCGGAGGTCCAGGACGCGGCCGCAGGGTGCCCGGCTGTGGCGATCACGGTCGAGGGCTGA
- a CDS encoding NAD(P)/FAD-dependent oxidoreductase, whose product MLRHVVVVGASAAGLSAAESLRSKGYDGKLTLIGEEPHPPYDRPPLTKQVLSGVWEPERVVLRDQTAISKLDADVRLGQTAVGLDVSQRTLRLGPRTAGPDPARREPQSGQAGTGVEQLAFDGLVIATGVRARRLPGSELAGVHTVRTLDDALALRSALLSGPRVVVVGAGFLGTEVAAAARGLGLDVTLVDPGPAPLQRQFGVRVADLVAQTHSDHGVRLRMNSGVTRFVSTEGRVTGVELTDRTVLAADVVVVAIGAVPATEWLADSRLPIGDGLECDATCRAAPGIYAAGDVASWYNPRFDRRMRVEHRLNATEQGSAVAANLLGADQPFAPVPYFWSDQYDVRLQAYGIFPRDATTTVVHGDPSDRRFAVAYVENGTVVGVLGWNCPPRDLRALRQLVADRAPDLVGR is encoded by the coding sequence ATGCTTCGCCACGTTGTGGTCGTCGGCGCGTCGGCCGCGGGACTGTCCGCCGCGGAATCCCTGCGTTCCAAGGGGTACGACGGCAAGCTCACGCTGATCGGGGAGGAGCCGCACCCGCCGTACGACAGGCCGCCGCTGACCAAGCAGGTGCTGTCCGGGGTGTGGGAGCCAGAGAGAGTGGTACTCCGCGACCAGACCGCGATCAGCAAGCTGGACGCGGACGTCCGCCTCGGGCAGACCGCGGTGGGCCTCGACGTCTCCCAGCGCACCCTCCGCCTTGGACCAAGGACGGCCGGGCCTGATCCCGCCCGCCGAGAACCGCAGTCGGGCCAGGCCGGAACCGGGGTTGAGCAACTTGCGTTCGACGGGCTGGTGATTGCGACTGGGGTTCGGGCTCGGCGGTTGCCGGGTAGCGAGCTGGCCGGCGTGCACACCGTGCGGACCCTGGACGACGCCTTGGCTCTGCGTTCGGCGTTGCTGAGCGGGCCGCGGGTGGTGGTCGTCGGAGCTGGGTTCCTCGGCACCGAGGTTGCCGCGGCGGCGCGCGGACTCGGCCTCGACGTCACGCTGGTCGACCCGGGGCCGGCGCCGTTGCAGCGGCAGTTCGGCGTACGGGTCGCGGATCTGGTCGCGCAGACGCACAGCGATCACGGCGTCCGCCTGCGGATGAACTCGGGAGTCACGCGGTTCGTCTCCACGGAGGGCAGGGTGACGGGCGTCGAACTGACCGACCGAACGGTGCTCGCCGCGGACGTGGTCGTCGTGGCGATCGGCGCCGTCCCGGCGACCGAGTGGCTCGCGGACTCGCGCCTCCCGATCGGCGACGGCCTCGAGTGCGACGCGACGTGCCGCGCGGCCCCCGGGATCTACGCCGCGGGCGACGTCGCGTCCTGGTACAACCCGCGCTTCGACCGCCGGATGCGGGTCGAGCACCGGCTCAACGCGACCGAACAGGGATCGGCCGTCGCCGCCAACCTGCTCGGCGCAGACCAGCCGTTCGCTCCCGTCCCGTACTTCTGGAGCGACCAGTACGACGTACGCCTGCAGGCCTACGGCATCTTCCCCCGCGACGCGACCACGACTGTGGTCCACGGAGATCCCTCCGATCGCAGGTTCGCGGTCGCCTACGTCGAGAACGGCACCGTCGTCGGCGTACTCGGCTGGAACTGCCCGCCGCGCGACCTGCGCGCACTCCGCCAACTGGTCGCCGACCGCGCGCCCGACCTCGTCGGCCGGTGA
- a CDS encoding integrase core domain-containing protein, giving the protein MTTFCAEHGISRKTFYEIRRRSLTDGPAAALEPRSRRPKSSPSKLADEVKQQAIGVRAALEQSGLDCGPISVHDKMHAMGLEVVPSVASLARIFREAGVARLEPRKKPRAAWRRFVYPAPNACWQLDATEYVLTRGRKCVIFQLIDDHSRYAVASHVAWGETSEAAIVVFDKAVTAYGVPQRLLSDNGSALNPSRRGLLGQLVVHLMALGVEPITGKPYKPTTQGKNERFHQTLFRYLDKQPLAADLAQLQTQVDAFDHIYNTQRPHQGLPGRITPLTAWQATEKTEAPRPTRDLFRRPVTRPRPARTPVPTDLPDGTVVKKLASNGVFMLNKVQYMVDGRRGFQQVLVITAGDKITVADLEGEILIEHTRPAPGVTYVGNGRPSGPRQTSKPSPMS; this is encoded by the coding sequence GTGACGACCTTCTGTGCCGAGCACGGCATCTCGCGCAAGACGTTCTATGAGATCCGGCGGCGCAGCCTCACCGACGGGCCCGCGGCGGCGCTGGAGCCGAGATCGCGGCGACCGAAGTCGAGCCCGTCGAAGCTGGCCGATGAGGTCAAGCAGCAGGCGATCGGGGTCCGGGCTGCACTCGAGCAGTCCGGGCTGGACTGCGGCCCGATCAGCGTGCACGACAAGATGCACGCGATGGGCCTAGAGGTGGTGCCTTCGGTCGCGTCGCTGGCCAGGATCTTCCGCGAGGCCGGCGTGGCACGGCTGGAACCAAGGAAGAAGCCAAGGGCTGCGTGGCGCCGGTTCGTCTATCCGGCCCCGAACGCCTGCTGGCAGCTCGACGCCACCGAGTACGTGCTCACTCGCGGCCGCAAATGCGTGATCTTCCAGCTCATCGACGACCACTCCCGCTACGCGGTCGCTTCCCACGTCGCGTGGGGCGAGACCTCCGAGGCGGCGATCGTCGTGTTCGACAAGGCCGTGACCGCCTATGGCGTGCCCCAGCGGCTGTTGTCCGACAACGGATCGGCGCTCAACCCCTCGCGGCGCGGACTCCTTGGCCAGCTCGTCGTCCACCTGATGGCCCTAGGCGTCGAGCCGATCACCGGCAAGCCCTACAAACCAACCACCCAGGGCAAGAACGAACGCTTCCACCAGACCCTGTTCCGCTACCTCGACAAGCAGCCACTGGCCGCCGATCTGGCCCAGCTGCAGACCCAGGTCGACGCCTTCGACCACATCTACAACACCCAGCGCCCCCACCAAGGACTGCCCGGCCGCATCACACCCCTGACCGCCTGGCAGGCCACCGAGAAGACCGAGGCACCCCGCCCCACCCGCGATCTGTTCCGCCGTCCCGTCACCCGGCCCCGACCCGCCCGGACACCGGTGCCTACCGACCTGCCCGACGGCACCGTCGTCAAGAAGCTGGCCAGCAACGGCGTCTTCATGCTGAACAAGGTCCAGTACATGGTCGACGGGCGACGAGGTTTCCAGCAGGTCCTCGTCATCACAGCCGGCGACAAGATCACCGTTGCCGACCTCGAAGGCGAGATCCTCATCGAGCACACCAGGCCCGCGCCCGGAGTGACCTACGTCGGCAACGGCCGCCCCAGCGGCCCACGCCAAACCTCTAAACCGTCACCGATGTCCTGA
- the gndA gene encoding NADP-dependent phosphogluconate dehydrogenase, with protein sequence MSSAPAQIAVTGLAVMGRNLARNLARNGFRVAVHNRSQGRTDALIEEFGHEGEFTAAADLPALVEALETPRKIIVMVKAGEPTDAVIDELVPLLSEGDIVVDAGNAHFADTRRREDALKAKGLHFVGAGVSGGEEGALNGPSIMPGGSEFAYAALEPMLTKIAAHVGGEACCVHVGPDGAGHFVKMLHNGIEYADMQLIAEAYDLLRHVLGLSASEIADVFRDWNTGDLESFLIEITAEVLSQVDESTGGPFVDVVLDRAEQKGTGRWTVQIALDLGIPVSGMAEAVFARSLSGDVVRREAAVGSLPGPSGKVSVDREAFIEDVRHALYSSKLVAYAQGFDAIRAASEQYGWNIDLGAMATIWRGGCIIRARFLDRIKEAYDRDADLPSLLVDDYFKEAVANGQEAWRRVVGVAAAAGVPAPGFSASLSYYDGLRAERLPAALIQGLRDLFGAHTYHRVDREGSFHLDWSGDRKEHDA encoded by the coding sequence ATGAGTTCTGCTCCAGCCCAGATCGCCGTCACCGGCCTCGCCGTGATGGGCCGCAACCTCGCCCGGAACCTGGCCCGCAACGGCTTCCGCGTCGCCGTCCACAACCGGTCCCAGGGCCGCACCGACGCGCTGATCGAGGAGTTCGGCCACGAGGGCGAGTTCACCGCGGCCGCGGACCTCCCGGCGCTGGTGGAGGCGCTGGAGACGCCGCGCAAGATCATCGTCATGGTCAAGGCCGGCGAGCCGACCGACGCGGTGATCGACGAGCTGGTGCCGCTGCTGTCCGAGGGCGACATCGTGGTCGACGCGGGCAACGCGCACTTCGCCGACACGCGTCGCCGCGAGGACGCGCTGAAGGCCAAGGGCCTGCACTTCGTCGGCGCCGGCGTCTCCGGTGGCGAGGAGGGCGCGCTCAACGGGCCGAGCATCATGCCCGGCGGCTCCGAGTTCGCCTACGCGGCCCTGGAGCCGATGCTGACCAAGATCGCGGCGCACGTCGGCGGCGAGGCGTGCTGCGTGCACGTCGGCCCGGACGGCGCCGGCCACTTCGTCAAGATGCTGCACAACGGCATCGAGTACGCCGACATGCAGCTGATCGCGGAGGCCTACGACCTGCTCCGGCACGTGCTCGGACTGTCGGCTTCCGAGATCGCCGACGTGTTCCGCGACTGGAACACCGGCGACCTGGAGTCGTTCCTGATCGAGATCACCGCGGAGGTGCTGTCCCAGGTCGACGAGTCGACCGGCGGTCCGTTCGTGGACGTCGTCCTGGACCGGGCGGAGCAGAAGGGCACCGGGCGCTGGACCGTGCAGATCGCGCTCGACCTCGGCATCCCGGTCAGCGGGATGGCGGAGGCCGTGTTCGCGCGCTCGCTGTCGGGCGACGTCGTACGGCGTGAGGCGGCCGTCGGCTCGCTGCCCGGCCCGTCGGGCAAGGTCTCGGTGGACCGCGAGGCGTTCATCGAGGACGTGCGGCACGCGCTGTACTCGTCGAAGCTGGTCGCGTACGCGCAGGGCTTCGACGCGATCCGCGCCGCGTCCGAGCAGTACGGCTGGAACATCGACCTGGGCGCGATGGCGACGATCTGGCGCGGTGGCTGCATCATCCGGGCGCGGTTCCTGGACCGGATCAAGGAGGCGTACGACCGCGACGCGGACCTGCCGTCGCTGCTGGTCGACGACTACTTCAAGGAGGCCGTCGCGAACGGTCAGGAGGCGTGGCGCCGGGTGGTCGGCGTGGCGGCCGCGGCCGGCGTACCGGCTCCGGGGTTCTCGGCTTCGCTGTCGTACTACGACGGGCTGCGCGCGGAGCGGCTGCCGGCGGCGCTGATCCAGGGCCTGCGGGATCTGTTCGGCGCGCACACCTACCACCGGGTGGACCGCGAGGGTTCGTTCCACCTCGACTGGTCGGGTGACCGCAAGGAGCACGACGCCTGA